From a single Sinorhizobium sp. RAC02 genomic region:
- a CDS encoding DMT family transporter yields the protein MQDDQNRGLGTVLIIGSAVAYSLSGYFTRLIPLDVWTILFWRGLFGGLTIAVFIAWHHRHGLWGVVRAVGMPGLWVTVLSTVATICFISALRLAPVADVMAIHAAIPFMTAVLALVFTGEREGWSTWGASVAALIGVMIIVNPQASGGHLAGYAFAATMALSYAAMMVIIRKNRHVSMLPAACLSALLCALVALPFGRPMAVSTTVMIDLMLFGTVQFGLGLLLMTVGTRLISATRSALIGSMENPLAPLWVWLAFGEQPLTATWIGGGLVMAAVIFDVLLKSRHRRRAIASTSMTEA from the coding sequence ATGCAGGACGACCAAAACAGAGGACTGGGCACCGTGTTGATCATCGGCTCGGCGGTTGCCTACAGCTTGTCGGGTTATTTCACCAGGCTCATCCCGTTGGACGTATGGACGATCCTGTTCTGGCGCGGACTGTTCGGCGGCCTCACCATCGCGGTCTTTATTGCCTGGCACCATCGGCACGGCCTGTGGGGCGTGGTCCGGGCCGTGGGCATGCCAGGTCTCTGGGTGACGGTCCTGTCCACCGTCGCGACGATCTGCTTCATCAGCGCGCTTCGCCTCGCTCCGGTCGCCGATGTGATGGCGATCCATGCGGCCATCCCCTTCATGACGGCCGTCCTGGCGCTCGTCTTCACGGGCGAGCGGGAAGGCTGGAGCACATGGGGAGCGAGTGTCGCCGCCCTGATCGGCGTGATGATCATCGTCAACCCACAGGCGTCGGGCGGGCACCTGGCGGGCTACGCCTTCGCCGCGACGATGGCACTGTCCTATGCGGCCATGATGGTGATCATCCGCAAGAACCGGCACGTCTCGATGCTGCCCGCAGCCTGTCTCTCGGCCTTGCTTTGCGCGCTCGTGGCTTTGCCGTTCGGGCGGCCTATGGCTGTCTCGACGACGGTGATGATCGACCTGATGCTGTTCGGGACCGTGCAGTTCGGCCTTGGTCTCTTGCTGATGACGGTCGGCACGCGGTTGATCTCGGCCACCCGTTCGGCCCTCATTGGCAGCATGGAAAATCCGCTCGCACCGCTATGGGTGTGGCTCGCCTTTGGGGAGCAACCGCTAACCGCCACCTGGATCGGCGGCGGCCTGGTGATGGCGGCGGTGATCTTCGACGTTCTCTTGAAATCAAGGCATAGGCGGCGCGCCATTGCATCAACCAGCATGACGGAGGCGTAG
- a CDS encoding F0F1 ATP synthase subunit A, which translates to MSNDPTHQFLVNKIVPIEIGGIDFSFTNASLFMVATVAAGIGFLYFTTGQRGLVPSRMQSVSEMSYEFIASMLREGAGSHGMKFFPFVFSLFMFVLTANMLGMVPYFFTVTSQIIVTFALAMLVIGTVVVYGFYKHGFGFLKLFVPSGVPGMLLPLVVTIEVISFLSRPISLSIRLFANMLAGHITLKVFAGFVTSLSALGAVGVVGSILPLLMTVALTGLEFLVSFLQAYVFAVLTCMYLNDAVHPGGH; encoded by the coding sequence GTGTCAAACGATCCGACCCATCAGTTCCTGGTCAACAAGATTGTTCCGATCGAAATCGGTGGCATCGATTTCTCGTTCACCAACGCTTCGCTGTTCATGGTCGCCACCGTGGCCGCCGGCATCGGCTTCCTCTACTTCACGACCGGCCAGCGCGGCCTCGTTCCGAGCCGCATGCAGTCGGTTTCTGAAATGTCCTATGAGTTCATCGCCTCGATGCTCCGGGAAGGGGCGGGCAGCCACGGGATGAAGTTCTTCCCGTTCGTCTTCTCGCTCTTCATGTTCGTGCTGACCGCCAACATGCTCGGCATGGTGCCGTACTTCTTCACCGTCACCAGCCAGATCATCGTCACCTTCGCACTCGCCATGCTCGTCATCGGCACGGTCGTGGTCTACGGTTTCTACAAGCACGGTTTCGGCTTCCTCAAGCTCTTCGTGCCGTCCGGCGTTCCCGGCATGCTTCTTCCGCTGGTCGTCACGATCGAGGTCATCTCGTTTCTCTCGCGTCCGATCAGCCTCTCGATCCGTCTTTTCGCCAATATGCTGGCGGGTCACATCACGCTCAAGGTCTTCGCCGGCTTCGTCACCTCGCTCAGCGCCCTCGGCGCCGTCGGTGTGGTCGGTTCGATCCTGCCCCTCCTCATGACCGTCGCCCTGACCGGTCTCGAATTCCTCGTGTCGTTCCTGCAGGCCTATGTCTTCGCAGTTCTGACATGCATGTACCTCAACGATGCCGTGCATCCGGGTGGTCACTAA
- a CDS encoding YafY family protein gives MRRADRLFDIIQALRGTSQPTTAAALAERLEVTTRTIYRDIATLQARRIPIEGAPGLGYLLRRGFDLPPLMFTVEEVEAITLGAHLVHRIRDRKLQDAAESVLSKLQHTIPGDLRSYLLSPRFFVSEGDTVRPEGIELLDVRNAIRDCRKIRITYRDEQNRRTQRTIWPVATVYYVDVTLIAAWCELRGDYRHFRADRIVKSAVLDTHFSAGSGQLMAKWMTKRTTPEGRS, from the coding sequence ATGCGCCGCGCCGACCGCCTGTTCGACATCATCCAGGCACTGCGCGGAACGTCGCAGCCGACGACGGCTGCCGCGCTGGCCGAGCGGCTGGAGGTGACGACGCGCACCATCTATCGCGACATCGCCACCTTGCAGGCGCGGCGTATCCCGATCGAAGGTGCACCCGGTCTCGGCTATCTGCTGCGCAGAGGCTTCGACCTGCCGCCCTTGATGTTCACGGTAGAGGAAGTGGAGGCCATTACGCTCGGCGCTCATCTGGTCCACCGCATTCGCGACCGCAAACTGCAGGACGCCGCCGAAAGCGTGCTGAGCAAACTCCAGCACACGATCCCGGGAGATCTTCGCAGCTATTTGCTCTCGCCCCGGTTTTTCGTGTCTGAAGGTGATACGGTTCGGCCAGAAGGGATTGAGTTGCTCGACGTCCGCAACGCAATCCGTGACTGCCGGAAAATCCGAATCACCTATCGAGATGAGCAAAATCGCCGTACGCAGCGCACGATCTGGCCGGTCGCCACGGTTTACTATGTCGATGTCACGCTGATTGCGGCGTGGTGTGAACTGCGCGGGGACTATCGGCATTTCCGGGCCGATCGCATCGTGAAATCGGCGGTCCTCGATACGCACTTTTCCGCCGGCAGCGGCCAGCTTATGGCGAAATGGATGACGAAGCGGACAACACCCGAAGGTCGATCCTAA
- a CDS encoding F0F1 ATP synthase subunit B, which translates to MAFDATFYAFVGLILFLALIAYLKVPGMMAKGLDARAEKIQNELAEAKRLREEAQHLLAEYQRKRKDAEAEAASIVAAAEREASLLTAEAKQKTEEYVTRRTALSEQKIKQAEADAINAVRAAAVDLAVAAAEKVIAAKADAATGKSLFDNAISEVKTRLN; encoded by the coding sequence ATGGCATTCGACGCAACATTCTATGCCTTTGTCGGCCTCATCCTGTTCCTGGCCCTCATCGCCTACCTCAAGGTTCCGGGCATGATGGCCAAGGGCCTCGACGCCCGCGCTGAAAAGATCCAGAACGAGCTGGCGGAAGCCAAGCGTCTTCGTGAGGAAGCCCAGCACCTGCTCGCCGAGTACCAGCGCAAGCGCAAGGATGCCGAGGCGGAAGCCGCCAGCATCGTCGCCGCCGCTGAGCGCGAGGCGAGCCTGCTGACCGCGGAAGCCAAGCAGAAGACCGAGGAATACGTCACCCGCCGCACGGCGCTCTCCGAGCAGAAGATCAAGCAGGCGGAAGCCGACGCGATCAACGCCGTTCGCGCCGCTGCCGTCGACCTCGCAGTCGCAGCCGCCGAGAAGGTCATCGCCGCCAAGGCCGATGCCGCCACCGGCAAGTCGCTGTTCGACAACGCCATCAGCGAAGTAAAGACCCGCCTCAACTGA
- the apbC gene encoding iron-sulfur cluster carrier protein ApbC encodes MTDVSKEQVLERLRTVRGPDMDGNIVDLGLVSDVFISDGKAYFSITVPAERARELDPLRAAAERVVKEIPGIKAAMVALTADKRAASGPAAARSPAPPAPGRGEPAHSHAGHSHAGHAHAAPAQPQQRTKSGIPGVDAIIAVASGKGGVGKSTTSVNLALALKANGLRVGILDADIYGPSMPRLLKITGRPQQLEGRMIKPMENYGIKVMSMGFLVDEEVAMIWRGPMIQSALMQMLREVAWGDLDVLVVDMPPGTGDAQLTMAQQVPLAGAVIVSTPQDLALIDARKGLNMFSKVEVPVLGIVENMSYFIAPDTGNRYDIFGHGGARKEAERIGVPFLGEVPLTMDIRETSDAGTPVVVSNPEGASAKSYRAIATRVWQELETVRGKGTRGAPAIVFE; translated from the coding sequence ATGACGGATGTAAGCAAGGAACAGGTGCTGGAACGGCTGCGCACGGTGCGCGGCCCGGACATGGATGGCAACATCGTCGATCTCGGTCTCGTCTCCGACGTCTTCATTTCCGACGGCAAGGCCTATTTCTCGATCACCGTGCCGGCCGAACGCGCCCGTGAGCTCGATCCGTTGCGGGCGGCCGCCGAGCGCGTCGTCAAGGAAATCCCCGGCATCAAGGCCGCCATGGTGGCGTTGACGGCGGACAAGCGCGCCGCCTCCGGCCCCGCTGCCGCGCGTTCGCCGGCACCACCGGCGCCCGGTCGCGGCGAGCCTGCGCATTCCCACGCCGGCCATTCGCATGCAGGCCACGCCCATGCCGCCCCCGCGCAGCCGCAGCAGCGCACGAAATCCGGCATTCCGGGCGTCGATGCCATCATCGCGGTCGCTTCCGGCAAGGGCGGTGTCGGCAAGTCGACGACATCGGTCAATCTGGCGCTGGCGCTGAAGGCGAATGGCCTGCGCGTAGGCATTCTCGACGCCGATATCTACGGCCCCTCCATGCCGCGGCTGCTGAAAATCACCGGCCGGCCGCAGCAGCTCGAAGGCCGCATGATCAAGCCGATGGAGAACTACGGCATCAAGGTCATGTCCATGGGCTTCCTCGTCGACGAGGAAGTAGCGATGATCTGGCGCGGCCCGATGATCCAGTCGGCGCTGATGCAGATGCTGCGCGAGGTCGCCTGGGGCGATCTCGACGTGCTCGTCGTCGACATGCCGCCGGGCACGGGCGACGCCCAGCTCACCATGGCCCAGCAGGTGCCGCTCGCCGGCGCCGTCATCGTCTCGACCCCGCAGGACCTGGCGCTCATCGACGCGCGCAAGGGCCTCAACATGTTCAGCAAGGTCGAGGTGCCAGTGCTCGGCATCGTCGAGAACATGAGCTACTTCATCGCGCCCGATACCGGCAACCGTTACGACATTTTCGGCCATGGCGGTGCGCGCAAGGAGGCCGAGCGCATCGGTGTGCCGTTCCTCGGCGAAGTGCCGCTCACCATGGATATTCGCGAGACCTCGGATGCCGGCACGCCCGTCGTCGTCTCCAATCCGGAGGGCGCGTCAGCCAAGAGCTACCGTGCGATTGCCACGCGGGTCTGGCAGGAGCTGGAAACCGTGCGGGGCAAGGGCACGCGGGGAGCACCGGCCATCGTCTTCGAATAG
- a CDS encoding cell wall hydrolase — MRRKTRREWTIPLALGLGLVASFPTQAAHTDLATYLAGLNRKGGNQTMVLTRSPAGSVHEVEIEFADAMTTGGVESGAGVELPGGVSAALRSEHKGQGGIPDEDRVNRRDKKNRIVTVMPVLPPKDFTAGSILERTSSLLSPAFDTGERMAFAKSQIAGKEIEIATAFYKKTPVRKDPGVSPMIADLVTNDKADVLATAYARVEPDYARESPFDSILKPNKELGRFIPDISAEDHAWAATPLPAEVFTAKEQKCLAEGIYFEARGEELKGQAAVAQVILNRVRNPAYPNTICGVVYQNENWRNRCQFSFACDRIPDLILSPWHWKTAKEIAMAVTAGKIWFEEVGSSTHYHATYVNPPWGRTMKRVAKIGKHIFYRTYGGGWS; from the coding sequence TTGCGCAGAAAAACCCGGCGGGAATGGACAATCCCGCTCGCCCTCGGCCTTGGCCTCGTCGCCAGCTTCCCCACCCAGGCGGCTCATACGGACCTCGCCACCTACCTCGCCGGGCTCAACCGCAAGGGTGGCAACCAGACCATGGTGCTGACCCGTTCGCCGGCCGGCTCCGTGCACGAGGTCGAGATCGAGTTTGCCGACGCGATGACCACCGGCGGCGTCGAAAGCGGGGCAGGGGTCGAGCTGCCGGGCGGCGTCTCGGCGGCTTTGCGCAGCGAACACAAGGGCCAGGGCGGCATTCCCGACGAAGACCGCGTCAACCGTCGCGACAAGAAGAACCGAATCGTCACCGTCATGCCGGTGCTGCCGCCGAAGGATTTTACCGCAGGCTCGATTCTGGAGCGCACCAGTTCGCTTCTCTCGCCCGCCTTCGACACCGGTGAGCGTATGGCCTTCGCCAAGTCGCAGATCGCCGGCAAGGAAATCGAGATCGCCACGGCGTTCTACAAGAAGACGCCGGTACGCAAGGACCCCGGCGTCTCGCCGATGATCGCGGACCTCGTTACCAACGACAAGGCCGATGTTCTGGCGACCGCCTATGCCCGCGTCGAGCCGGATTACGCCCGGGAATCACCCTTCGATTCGATCCTGAAGCCGAACAAGGAGCTCGGCCGCTTCATTCCCGATATTTCGGCGGAAGATCATGCCTGGGCCGCGACCCCGCTGCCGGCCGAGGTCTTCACCGCCAAGGAACAGAAATGCCTTGCCGAAGGTATCTATTTCGAGGCGCGCGGCGAGGAGCTGAAGGGCCAGGCCGCCGTCGCCCAGGTCATCCTGAACCGCGTGCGCAACCCCGCCTATCCGAACACGATCTGCGGCGTCGTCTACCAGAACGAAAACTGGCGCAACCGCTGTCAGTTCTCCTTTGCCTGCGACCGCATTCCGGACCTCATTCTCTCGCCCTGGCACTGGAAGACCGCCAAGGAGATCGCCATGGCCGTCACGGCCGGCAAGATCTGGTTCGAGGAGGTCGGATCTTCCACCCACTATCACGCGACCTATGTGAACCCGCCGTGGGGCCGCACGATGAAGCGCGTGGCCAAGATCGGCAAGCACATCTTCTACCGTACCTATGGCGGCGGCTGGAGCTGA
- a CDS encoding magnesium transporter CorA family protein: MITVFRPHGEACALPTATDSAAADALDGAVWVDLLEPTRDEEALIERVLSIEVPTRDELKDIEPSSRLYTEGNAAYLTASLMVKAESDLPHLTDVAFILTPNKLLTVRYAEPRSFSLFKSAMHRIPGGCSSPTVMITRLLETIADRTAEILETAVSRADKLSLEVFGDKRHLSRRPPRYLEDRIVQISALHRLLAKTRDSLMSLSRVLTFLHGLPALQSDRESLERCRTVTRDVQSLSEHANFVAGNITFLLDASLGLINLEQNAIIKIFSIASVVLLPPTLIASTYGMNFEFMPELRVASAYPLTLVAMGLSAILPFFFFRWKGWL; this comes from the coding sequence GTGATCACGGTTTTCCGTCCCCATGGCGAGGCATGCGCCCTGCCCACAGCGACCGATTCTGCCGCCGCCGACGCACTCGACGGCGCCGTGTGGGTCGATCTGCTCGAGCCCACGCGAGACGAGGAGGCGCTCATCGAGCGTGTTCTTTCGATCGAAGTGCCGACACGCGACGAACTGAAGGACATCGAGCCGTCGAGCCGTCTCTATACGGAGGGCAATGCGGCCTATCTGACCGCTTCCCTGATGGTGAAGGCGGAAAGCGATCTGCCCCACCTGACGGACGTCGCCTTCATCCTGACGCCGAACAAGCTTCTGACGGTACGCTACGCCGAGCCGCGCTCGTTTTCGCTTTTCAAGAGCGCGATGCACCGTATTCCGGGCGGCTGTTCCTCGCCGACCGTGATGATCACGCGCCTTTTGGAAACCATCGCGGACCGCACGGCCGAAATCCTCGAAACCGCCGTATCGCGTGCCGACAAACTGTCCCTGGAAGTGTTCGGCGACAAGCGGCACCTCTCGCGCCGCCCGCCGCGTTACCTTGAAGATCGCATTGTCCAGATCTCGGCGCTGCACCGCCTGCTTGCCAAGACGCGCGACAGCCTGATGTCGCTGTCCCGTGTGCTGACCTTCCTGCACGGGCTTCCCGCCCTGCAATCCGACCGCGAGAGCCTGGAACGGTGTCGCACGGTGACGCGCGACGTGCAGTCGCTGTCCGAACACGCCAATTTCGTCGCCGGCAACATCACCTTCCTGCTCGATGCCTCGCTCGGCCTCATCAATCTCGAGCAGAACGCCATCATCAAGATCTTCTCGATCGCCTCCGTCGTGCTGCTTCCGCCGACGCTGATCGCCTCGACCTACGGCATGAACTTCGAGTTCATGCCGGAACTGCGCGTGGCCTCCGCCTATCCGCTGACGCTTGTCGCGATGGGGTTGTCGGCAATTCTCCCGTTCTTTTTCTTTCGCTGGAAAGGCTGGCTCTAG
- a CDS encoding ribonuclease HII — protein MCEARRMSRVASSDSRLLFDLPEGPDFSMELAARKRGLWPVAGTDEAGRGPLAGPVVAAAVVLDPENIPDGLNDSKQLSAAKREFLFTLIMQSAFVSVASSCSRRIDVIDIRKASLDAMRRAVAGLEVKAQLVLADGRDVPPGLACEGRAVVKGDARSLSIAAASIVAKVMRDRMMARAEATFPGYGFALHAGYATQVHRDAIESIGPCRLHRMSFRPLRQE, from the coding sequence ATGTGCGAGGCTCGCCGCATGTCCCGTGTCGCATCCTCCGATTCCCGCCTTCTTTTCGACCTGCCCGAAGGGCCGGACTTCTCGATGGAGCTTGCTGCCCGCAAGCGCGGCCTCTGGCCGGTCGCCGGCACGGACGAGGCCGGCCGCGGGCCGCTCGCCGGGCCTGTGGTGGCCGCAGCGGTGGTGCTGGATCCGGAGAACATTCCAGACGGGCTTAATGATTCGAAACAGTTGAGCGCGGCAAAACGCGAATTCCTCTTCACGCTCATCATGCAATCGGCCTTCGTTTCGGTCGCCTCCAGCTGTTCACGCCGCATCGACGTCATCGATATCCGCAAGGCAAGCCTCGACGCCATGCGCCGCGCCGTCGCGGGTCTTGAGGTCAAGGCGCAACTCGTGCTCGCCGATGGTCGCGACGTGCCGCCCGGCCTCGCTTGCGAGGGCCGCGCCGTCGTCAAGGGCGACGCCCGCTCGCTCTCCATCGCCGCCGCTTCCATCGTCGCCAAGGTGATGCGCGACCGCATGATGGCCCGCGCCGAAGCCACCTTCCCCGGCTACGGCTTCGCCCTCCACGCCGGCTACGCTACCCAGGTCCACCGCGATGCCATCGAATCCATCGGCCCCTGCCGCCTGCACCGCATGAGTTTCCGCCCGCTCCGGCAGGAGTGA
- a CDS encoding F0F1 ATP synthase subunit B, whose amino-acid sequence MSVTLASAESTPFEIAQAETPATTHETPADTHAAQPAGEVHTETGVAHGEEAGSGVFPPFDQTTFASQLLWLAITFGLFYLLMSKVVIPRIGGILETRHDRIAQDLDEASRLKAEADAAIASYEQELASARTKGNAIASTARDEAKARADAERAKIEASLQDKIAGAETRIAEIKAKALADVGTIAEETTAAVVEQLIGAKATKAEVASAVKSAAGK is encoded by the coding sequence ATGTCTGTGACCTTGGCGTCGGCCGAGTCCACCCCTTTCGAAATCGCCCAGGCGGAAACTCCTGCGACAACGCATGAGACCCCTGCGGATACGCATGCGGCTCAGCCGGCAGGCGAAGTGCACACCGAAACGGGTGTTGCCCATGGCGAAGAAGCCGGTTCCGGCGTCTTCCCGCCGTTCGACCAGACCACGTTCGCATCGCAGCTCCTGTGGCTCGCGATCACCTTCGGTCTTTTCTATCTTCTCATGTCGAAGGTTGTCATTCCGCGCATCGGCGGCATCCTTGAGACCCGTCATGACCGCATCGCTCAGGATCTCGACGAAGCGTCGCGCCTGAAGGCCGAAGCGGATGCCGCGATTGCGTCCTACGAGCAGGAGCTTGCGAGCGCCCGCACCAAGGGCAACGCGATCGCTTCGACCGCCCGCGACGAAGCCAAGGCCCGCGCCGACGCCGAACGCGCCAAGATCGAAGCCTCCTTGCAGGACAAGATCGCCGGTGCCGAAACCCGCATCGCCGAGATCAAGGCCAAGGCGCTTGCCGATGTCGGCACGATTGCCGAGGAAACCACGGCAGCCGTCGTCGAGCAGCTGATCGGCGCCAAGGCCACCAAGGCCGAAGTCGCTTCGGCCGTCAAATCGGCCGCAGGCAAGTAA
- a CDS encoding F0F1 ATP synthase subunit C yields MEAEAAKFIGAGLATFGLAGTALGLGNIFGSYLAGALRNPSAADSQFGRLVFGFAVTEALGIFSLLIALLLLFAV; encoded by the coding sequence ATGGAAGCGGAAGCAGCAAAGTTCATCGGCGCAGGTCTTGCCACGTTCGGTCTCGCCGGCACGGCTCTCGGCCTCGGCAACATCTTCGGCAGCTACCTTGCCGGCGCTCTGCGCAATCCGTCTGCTGCTGACAGCCAGTTCGGCCGTCTCGTATTCGGCTTCGCCGTTACGGAAGCTCTGGGCATCTTCTCGCTGCTCATCGCTCTCCTCCTCCTCTTCGCCGTCTAA
- a CDS encoding AtpZ/AtpI family protein, whose amino-acid sequence MTDQQKESLEDRLKRLDAELAERRKDDGAEAAAEARASESRKGYAVAMKLSSEFVAAVIVGALLGYLLDHFAGTRPWGMIILLLLGFCAGVLNVMRAAGMVASPHPVDRLAGREPGKAAGGRDETKTKDGA is encoded by the coding sequence ATGACCGATCAGCAAAAGGAAAGTCTGGAAGACCGGCTGAAACGCCTGGACGCGGAACTCGCGGAACGGCGCAAGGACGACGGGGCGGAAGCAGCCGCCGAGGCACGGGCATCCGAAAGCCGCAAGGGCTACGCGGTTGCCATGAAGCTCTCGAGCGAGTTCGTCGCGGCCGTCATTGTCGGGGCGCTTCTGGGCTATCTTTTGGACCATTTTGCGGGTACACGGCCGTGGGGGATGATCATTCTTCTGCTCCTTGGCTTCTGTGCCGGCGTTCTGAACGTCATGCGCGCGGCTGGCATGGTGGCATCGCCCCATCCCGTCGACAGGCTGGCCGGCCGTGAGCCCGGCAAGGCCGCAGGCGGACGGGACGAAACCAAGACGAAGGACGGTGCCTGA
- a CDS encoding potassium transporter Kup yields the protein MHSHAGHAPQSRSRARTLFVLALGSVGVVYGDIGTSPLYAFREALRPVADDGVSRMEVVGLISLMIWTLTIIVTLKYVLFLLRADNHGEGGTLSLLALLAKTAGRRATVLFFMGAVGAALFIGDAMITPALSVLSAVEGLKLVTPTLADYVVPISVVILVMLFAVQSWGTAAVSKFFGPITAVWFIVMGVAGLNHISDDLGILAAFNPYYAVLFMIHEGYVGLVVLGAVFLTVTGAEALYADLGHFGRRPIQWAWFCLVFPALTLNYLGQGALVLAHPETIENPFFLMFPKWALLPVVILATAATIIASQAVITGAFSLTRQAIHLGFLPRMEIFHTSETQTGQIYLPGVNSVLLFGVMALVFIFGSSEALATAYGISVTGAMVVTTVLAFEFLRKRWRWTKLAATAVLLPLFLLELTFLGANLLKVHDGGYVPVMIAAGVVIVMWTWTRGTRILRDKARRIEVPLPAFVKSVERQSAHAPVQVPGTAIFLTSDPDFAPAALLHNLKHNHVLHEKNFILTVKTNNTPRVARAERFKVEKISERFSRIEMHFGFMETQNVSQVLGLMRKAGHKFDIMSTSFYLGRRKLVPDSDSGMPMWQDRLFIGLANLATDPSDYFRLPTNRVVELGSHVVI from the coding sequence ATGCACTCACACGCCGGTCATGCACCGCAATCCCGCAGCAGGGCGCGCACGCTGTTCGTACTTGCCCTCGGCTCCGTCGGCGTCGTCTATGGCGACATCGGCACGAGCCCGCTCTATGCCTTCCGTGAGGCGCTGCGTCCCGTCGCAGATGACGGCGTTTCCCGCATGGAGGTCGTCGGCCTGATCTCACTGATGATCTGGACCCTGACGATCATCGTCACGCTCAAATACGTGCTCTTCCTGCTGCGCGCCGACAACCACGGCGAAGGCGGCACGCTTTCGCTGCTGGCCTTGTTGGCGAAAACCGCCGGCCGGCGCGCCACCGTGCTGTTCTTCATGGGCGCGGTCGGGGCCGCCCTCTTCATCGGCGATGCGATGATCACGCCGGCGCTTTCCGTTCTGTCCGCTGTCGAAGGCCTCAAGCTGGTGACGCCGACGCTTGCCGATTATGTCGTGCCGATTTCGGTGGTCATCCTTGTCATGCTGTTTGCCGTGCAGTCCTGGGGCACGGCCGCGGTGTCGAAGTTCTTCGGCCCGATCACGGCGGTCTGGTTCATCGTCATGGGCGTTGCCGGTCTCAACCATATCAGCGACGATCTCGGCATCCTTGCCGCCTTCAATCCCTATTACGCCGTGCTCTTCATGATCCATGAAGGCTATGTCGGCCTTGTCGTGCTCGGCGCGGTGTTCCTCACGGTCACCGGTGCGGAAGCACTCTATGCCGATCTCGGCCATTTCGGCCGCCGGCCCATCCAATGGGCCTGGTTCTGTCTGGTCTTTCCGGCGCTGACGCTGAACTATCTGGGGCAGGGCGCGCTGGTGCTGGCGCATCCCGAGACGATCGAAAACCCGTTCTTCCTGATGTTCCCGAAATGGGCGCTGTTGCCCGTCGTCATCCTTGCGACCGCCGCCACCATCATCGCCAGCCAGGCGGTCATTACCGGCGCCTTCTCGCTGACGCGCCAGGCCATCCATCTCGGTTTCCTGCCGCGCATGGAAATCTTCCACACGTCGGAAACCCAGACCGGGCAGATCTACCTGCCGGGCGTCAATTCGGTTCTGCTCTTCGGCGTGATGGCGCTCGTCTTCATCTTCGGCTCGTCCGAGGCGCTTGCCACGGCCTACGGCATCTCGGTCACCGGCGCTATGGTCGTGACGACCGTGCTTGCCTTCGAATTCCTGCGCAAGCGCTGGCGCTGGACGAAGCTCGCCGCCACCGCCGTACTGCTGCCGCTCTTCCTGCTGGAACTCACCTTCCTCGGCGCGAACCTGCTCAAGGTGCATGATGGCGGCTACGTGCCGGTGATGATCGCCGCGGGCGTCGTCATCGTTATGTGGACCTGGACGCGCGGCACGCGCATCCTGCGCGACAAGGCGCGCCGCATCGAGGTGCCGCTGCCGGCCTTCGTGAAGTCGGTGGAGAGGCAGAGCGCCCATGCGCCGGTGCAGGTTCCCGGCACGGCGATCTTCCTGACCAGCGATCCGGATTTTGCGCCCGCCGCCCTGTTGCACAATCTCAAGCACAATCATGTGCTGCACGAGAAGAATTTCATCCTGACGGTCAAGACGAACAACACGCCACGCGTCGCGCGTGCCGAGCGCTTCAAGGTCGAGAAGATTTCCGAACGCTTCTCGCGCATCGAAATGCATTTCGGCTTCATGGAAACGCAGAACGTCTCGCAGGTGCTCGGCCTGATGCGCAAGGCGGGGCACAAGTTCGACATCATGTCGACCTCGTTCTATCTCGGCCGCCGCAAGCTGGTGCCGGATTCTGACTCCGGCATGCCGATGTGGCAGGATCGGTTGTTCATCGGCCTTGCCAATCTTGCGACCGACCCGTCCGACTATTTCCGCCTGCCGACCAACCGCGTGGTCGAACTCGGCTCGCATGTCGTGATCTGA